Proteins from one Xanthocytophaga agilis genomic window:
- a CDS encoding type IV secretory system conjugative DNA transfer family protein, whose protein sequence is MQSHSQQLQFYFLLILLAGFCTAEYFFLGLIPSDSKLYLMGLKLFAKAGLPVRALFCILYPLAFAMRPIRLQDQQGRKNEKVRRKKSVWRKLFLVAFFILGACVLCSLHYNPYFRISFPLSMSMIALGGYFTGQWMRRQPVSRSVLKNDHKKNENAYSFHFQGKDLHGRAGSWVNIVNPFRGTLVIGGAGSGKSHSVAEPILAQAAQKGYCGILYDFKFPTLTNFAYSQYQNTNQQANQEDKLSFWIVNFEDMQRTHRINPLNPAYIPVASYASEYALSIINNLLPETIAKPDFWSRSAQSLLTATIWYLKKYYPRYCTIPHAVNLIVYKDYTVLLEKLATDFECASMIRSILTAVEMKASNQTAGMVSTLQLGLGRINTPEICYVLSGDEVSLDLNDPKSPKVLCIGTSPTLSETFSPVISCLVTVALKLMNQQGKRHSYVLLDEAPTLYIPHLDQLPATARSNKVATIYMAQDFSQMRKQYGQNEAEVLISNLNNQFFGRVANLHTAEYVSRLFGKEERVIRSESSSDNRPRGFLMGQKGNGSQGSSVSHSLQERTVIHPQELLNLAVGHFVGTTVETVQTSFSMSFVPPRYKSDSIPPIRQIDQKDILENYNRIILESSALLEGVLS, encoded by the coding sequence ATGCAATCTCATTCCCAGCAACTTCAGTTTTACTTTCTGCTTATTTTACTGGCTGGTTTTTGTACAGCAGAGTATTTCTTTTTGGGATTAATCCCATCGGATTCGAAATTATACTTAATGGGATTAAAGCTGTTTGCCAAGGCTGGTTTGCCAGTTAGAGCCCTGTTTTGTATTCTCTATCCACTCGCTTTTGCCATGCGTCCTATAAGGCTACAGGATCAGCAGGGCAGGAAAAACGAAAAAGTTCGCAGAAAAAAGTCTGTATGGAGAAAACTGTTCTTGGTTGCCTTCTTTATCCTTGGCGCTTGTGTGCTCTGCAGTCTTCATTACAATCCCTACTTTAGGATAAGCTTCCCACTGTCAATGAGTATGATCGCTTTGGGTGGGTATTTCACTGGGCAGTGGATGCGGAGACAGCCTGTCAGCAGATCCGTTTTAAAGAATGATCACAAAAAAAATGAAAATGCCTATTCGTTTCACTTTCAGGGAAAGGACTTACACGGTAGAGCAGGAAGCTGGGTGAATATTGTCAATCCTTTTCGGGGAACGCTTGTTATCGGGGGAGCAGGCAGTGGCAAATCTCACTCAGTTGCTGAACCTATATTAGCGCAGGCCGCCCAGAAAGGGTATTGTGGCATTCTTTATGATTTTAAGTTTCCCACTCTGACTAATTTTGCCTACAGCCAGTATCAGAATACAAATCAGCAAGCAAACCAGGAAGATAAACTATCATTTTGGATTGTAAACTTTGAAGATATGCAACGCACCCACCGGATCAATCCACTCAATCCGGCGTATATTCCGGTAGCTTCCTACGCCTCTGAGTATGCTCTCTCGATTATCAATAACCTTTTACCAGAAACGATTGCCAAACCCGACTTCTGGTCTCGTTCTGCCCAGTCGCTTCTGACAGCGACGATCTGGTATCTGAAAAAATATTATCCACGCTATTGCACGATTCCGCATGCGGTGAACTTGATTGTATACAAAGACTATACGGTATTACTTGAAAAGCTGGCTACTGACTTTGAATGCGCTTCCATGATCCGTTCGATTCTGACGGCTGTGGAAATGAAGGCATCCAACCAGACAGCAGGTATGGTATCTACCCTTCAGCTCGGACTGGGTAGGATCAATACCCCTGAAATCTGTTATGTGCTCAGTGGCGATGAAGTGAGCCTGGATTTAAACGATCCAAAGTCACCGAAGGTATTGTGTATTGGCACCTCGCCAACCCTTAGTGAAACCTTCTCGCCTGTTATTTCCTGTCTGGTTACAGTCGCCCTCAAGCTAATGAATCAGCAAGGCAAACGGCATAGTTATGTCCTATTGGATGAAGCGCCTACCCTCTATATTCCGCATCTGGATCAGCTGCCCGCCACTGCCCGCTCCAATAAAGTAGCTACCATTTACATGGCGCAGGACTTTTCCCAGATGCGTAAGCAGTATGGGCAAAATGAAGCAGAGGTACTGATTTCCAATCTGAACAATCAGTTTTTTGGCAGAGTGGCCAATCTGCATACGGCCGAATATGTATCACGTTTGTTTGGCAAAGAAGAACGGGTTATTCGCTCAGAAAGCTCAAGTGATAATCGTCCCAGAGGCTTTTTGATGGGTCAGAAAGGAAACGGTTCGCAGGGAAGCTCGGTTAGTCATTCCCTTCAGGAACGAACAGTCATTCATCCACAGGAGCTGCTTAATTTAGCAGTAGGTCATTTTGTAGGAACTACTGTGGAAACAGTACAAACCAGTTTTTCCATGTCATTTGTCCCACCCCGCTACAAATCTGATAGTATTCCACCAATCAGGCAAATTGATCAGAAAGACATACTAGAAAACTACAACCGCATTATCTTGGAATCGTCCGCTCTACTGGAAGGTGTTCTATCCTAG
- a CDS encoding S41 family peptidase, with product MLIILLTACQKDKDVFVIPVTDNRQEQTLDSIFLYARETYLWNESLPEYSVFNPRKYTQYSETPLFSFEKEIFDITQYAINPATGKSYEYVSAISTHPKYSFLQSDSESGSMRITSSLNTSSLNGTENGFGFALSTWADNDLRIKYVLPYSPAAGKGLIRGDRLLTINETSVSTLSDSEIQQALNQDSITLRIQKANDTLSVMLTKTAYTTSPVIYYSVIQTETKKAGYLVYHQFTDPAHSQSFLDNVFTTFASAQITDLIIDLRYNGGGYVETAEYLLNLIAPSSLTGKIMFSERFNALLQGGKATILSNQSYLDKNNQPVYINGRRATYADVDFTEAGNTYLFQKKGKLENIRSVIFIVSGATASASELVINALRPYLEVKLIGSQTYGKPVGFLGIHIGTYTLYIPNFSNVNAQGDTDYYTGFSPDIAATDDVTHDFGDMKEECLATALSIINGKRTLLRKNLNKPISQREDMNKPENVWKGMIQKRLRLH from the coding sequence TTGCTTATAATCTTGCTAACAGCCTGTCAGAAAGACAAGGATGTATTTGTCATTCCGGTCACTGATAACAGGCAAGAACAAACCCTGGATTCTATCTTTTTATATGCCCGTGAAACATATCTCTGGAATGAGAGTTTGCCCGAGTATTCAGTATTTAATCCCAGAAAATACACCCAATACTCAGAAACACCTCTCTTTAGTTTTGAAAAAGAAATCTTCGACATTACCCAATATGCCATCAATCCGGCTACTGGTAAATCCTATGAATATGTCTCCGCTATCTCAACCCATCCCAAATATTCTTTCTTACAATCGGATAGTGAAAGCGGGAGTATGCGAATAACTTCCTCGCTAAATACATCCTCACTCAATGGAACAGAAAACGGATTTGGATTTGCATTATCCACATGGGCTGACAATGATCTTCGGATTAAGTATGTATTACCCTACTCTCCTGCAGCTGGGAAAGGACTGATACGTGGAGATCGCCTGCTTACAATCAATGAAACAAGTGTATCAACCCTATCCGATTCAGAAATACAACAAGCATTGAATCAGGATAGCATTACACTCAGGATTCAGAAAGCGAATGATACACTGTCAGTTATGCTAACGAAAACAGCCTATACAACCAGTCCGGTAATCTATTATTCAGTCATCCAGACAGAGACCAAAAAAGCTGGATATCTGGTATACCATCAGTTTACAGATCCCGCTCACTCACAATCATTTCTTGACAATGTCTTTACAACCTTTGCGTCTGCACAGATTACAGACTTGATTATCGACCTGCGTTACAATGGTGGAGGATATGTTGAAACAGCCGAATATCTGCTGAATCTAATTGCACCTTCATCGCTTACGGGAAAAATAATGTTTAGTGAACGATTTAATGCACTTCTGCAAGGTGGGAAAGCAACTATACTTTCGAATCAATCCTATCTGGATAAAAATAATCAACCCGTTTACATCAACGGACGGAGGGCTACCTATGCTGATGTCGATTTTACAGAAGCAGGCAATACCTATCTTTTTCAAAAAAAAGGTAAGCTGGAAAATATTCGTTCAGTTATCTTTATTGTCAGTGGCGCTACAGCCTCAGCCAGTGAGTTGGTCATTAATGCTTTACGTCCTTATTTAGAAGTGAAGCTGATTGGATCACAAACGTATGGAAAACCAGTAGGTTTTCTAGGTATTCATATAGGTACCTATACATTGTATATCCCCAATTTCAGTAATGTTAATGCTCAGGGTGATACCGACTATTATACAGGCTTTTCACCAGATATTGCTGCTACCGATGATGTCACACATGATTTTGGAGACATGAAAGAAGAATGTCTCGCTACAGCACTTTCTATAATAAATGGAAAACGCACTTTGTTACGGAAAAATCTTAACAAACCAATTTCTCAAAGAGAAGATATGAATAAACCGGAAAATGTGTGGAAGGGAATGATTCAAAAGCGACTACGACTGCACTGA
- a CDS encoding DUF5712 family protein has product MISKVLKAQSGNHLTGKAVSKTGAVYDNKGSSERLVTYMDHEYKQDEYKEHEIATVCGSGQEYSKNGQYFSMDRENLSKKEVIERIDTNVKGLGKEDAKFYSLVISPSQDELAHIGSDAQKLKAYTRQVMENYASEFTLKNGQKLQSKDLVWFGVIHRERQYSGRDKEVREGSARSGQKKQGDQTHIHIIVSRRDSQQKVTLSPTGSRTRFSIKAWQKRNAEDFQRMYDYTRQTHFSKDAYKQAKLQERVEAFSKKHGLDGYLSAGRIALMGKEQDFDRRFYRNLKTLESTLEKGIRPADPYSGLDRKDLYAEFKKLRDYHFDSKAEQKLHRQIVNLRSDYLKQHGVSLSELDLPSHAIRKAYAEHEHKWKFYKNLEALKQTLLQQGHVPVDFEQRLSQKANAEEIAQSQKRSYTRKSFAEQATQEPTYSRHMSKESKQQEKGTGQKRHQTGRERYQKDISAEIISAEIKSDKILSSVATLQKFLSGMSESDFSLDQEWNTRKPKQKKKKTFLTPEQDTGLEW; this is encoded by the coding sequence ATGATAAGTAAGGTGCTTAAAGCGCAATCAGGTAATCACCTAACAGGTAAAGCCGTCAGTAAAACAGGAGCTGTGTATGATAACAAGGGATCAAGTGAGCGTCTTGTTACCTATATGGATCATGAGTATAAGCAAGACGAGTATAAAGAACATGAAATCGCTACAGTATGTGGATCAGGACAAGAGTACAGTAAAAACGGACAATACTTTAGTATGGATAGAGAGAATCTTTCCAAAAAAGAAGTTATTGAAAGAATAGATACCAATGTAAAGGGGCTGGGAAAAGAGGATGCCAAGTTTTACTCTCTTGTGATTTCTCCCAGCCAGGATGAGCTCGCTCACATTGGCAGTGATGCTCAGAAACTCAAAGCGTATACGCGTCAGGTGATGGAAAACTATGCCAGTGAGTTTACACTCAAAAACGGTCAGAAGCTGCAAAGTAAGGACCTTGTCTGGTTTGGTGTGATACACAGGGAAAGACAGTACAGTGGCAGGGATAAAGAAGTCCGGGAAGGAAGCGCCAGATCCGGTCAGAAAAAACAGGGAGATCAGACCCATATTCATATTATCGTTTCCCGAAGGGACTCACAGCAAAAAGTGACACTGAGTCCGACTGGTAGCAGGACTCGTTTTTCAATCAAAGCCTGGCAGAAAAGAAACGCTGAAGATTTTCAGCGTATGTATGACTATACCAGACAGACGCATTTTTCCAAAGATGCTTACAAACAGGCAAAACTACAGGAAAGGGTAGAGGCGTTCAGTAAAAAACATGGACTGGATGGGTATCTTTCCGCAGGACGCATTGCCCTGATGGGCAAAGAACAGGACTTTGACCGCAGGTTTTATCGCAATCTGAAAACACTGGAATCTACGCTTGAAAAAGGTATTCGTCCCGCTGATCCCTACAGTGGACTCGACCGAAAGGATTTATATGCCGAGTTTAAAAAGCTCAGAGACTACCACTTTGATAGCAAGGCTGAACAAAAGCTGCACCGTCAGATAGTCAATCTGCGATCCGATTATTTAAAACAACACGGGGTGAGCCTTTCCGAACTGGATCTTCCCTCACATGCAATCAGAAAAGCCTATGCAGAACATGAGCATAAATGGAAGTTTTACAAGAATCTGGAAGCATTAAAACAAACGCTTTTGCAGCAGGGACATGTGCCCGTAGATTTTGAGCAGAGATTAAGTCAGAAGGCAAACGCAGAAGAGATTGCACAAAGCCAGAAAAGATCTTATACCCGCAAATCGTTTGCCGAACAAGCTACTCAGGAGCCTACCTATAGTAGACACATGTCAAAAGAAAGCAAACAGCAGGAAAAGGGAACGGGTCAAAAGCGTCATCAAACGGGTCGAGAGCGTTATCAGAAAGACATCTCAGCAGAGATCATTTCAGCAGAGATCAAAAGTGATAAGATTCTATCCAGTGTCGCTACATTACAAAAGTTTCTGAGTGGAATGAGTGAATCTGATTTTTCTTTGGATCAGGAGTGGAATACAAGAAAACCAAAACAAAAGAAAAAGAAGACTTTCCTAACTCCCGAGCAGGATACAGGTCTGGAATGGTAA
- a CDS encoding HmuY family protein, whose amino-acid sequence MYFLLYKLLPLQHLPVKPICMIGLVLIVAFSSCKKDDATPGTPNYEDGVSTVVYDLAGDTTTTVGGENAQPFKTFYYSLKTSAVFRDTTDLDPKSLSWDLAFTGVYNSIIYPNNGIAASSPGYGGEGKAAIVYYDAAYEDVVLAPDNDYFTNNSLSFIGWDGYPQPYNTGWYFYEINTHIATPIKNRTFVVRTAEGKYAKLEIINIYKGNPAVVTDLNWPTPYFTFRYYVQEDGSRNLYTPPATY is encoded by the coding sequence ATGTACTTTTTATTATACAAACTACTACCCTTGCAACATTTACCCGTCAAACCCATCTGTATGATTGGTTTGGTTTTGATAGTTGCTTTTTCTTCCTGTAAGAAAGATGATGCTACACCTGGCACGCCAAACTATGAGGATGGAGTAAGCACAGTAGTATATGACTTGGCTGGTGATACCACCACCACTGTTGGAGGAGAAAATGCTCAACCGTTTAAGACTTTTTACTATTCGTTAAAGACCAGTGCTGTATTTCGGGATACTACAGATCTTGATCCAAAAAGTCTTTCCTGGGACTTAGCATTTACGGGTGTTTATAATTCAATTATCTATCCAAACAATGGTATAGCTGCGAGTAGCCCTGGATATGGAGGAGAAGGAAAGGCAGCCATTGTCTACTATGATGCGGCTTACGAAGATGTAGTGCTAGCTCCGGATAACGATTATTTTACCAATAACAGCTTGTCATTCATCGGCTGGGATGGGTATCCGCAACCTTACAATACAGGTTGGTACTTTTATGAGATCAATACACATATTGCCACTCCAATAAAAAACCGAACGTTTGTAGTACGCACTGCAGAAGGAAAATACGCCAAACTGGAAATAATCAATATATATAAAGGCAATCCGGCAGTGGTGACTGATCTCAACTGGCCTACACCCTACTTTACGTTCCGGTATTATGTACAGGAAGATGGTTCCCGAAATCTATATACGCCACCAGCTACCTATTAA
- a CDS encoding PQQ-dependent sugar dehydrogenase, which produces MNNRLHTHLPKGSFKNSILLSCLLWLSMQMVMAQSFPTNFAGVQIATGLDPVGIDVAPDGRIFLAEKNGKIRIIKNDVLLPTPFITIPNVDNWNERGLLKVLLDPNFSTNKYVYVYYTYKPASSTVSNNRVSRFTANGDLVVPGSELVLIDIDPLGSVGYHNGGGLAIRNDQLFISVGENTVTSNSQSLTTLKGKILRINTDGSIPNDNPFYTTATGVNRAIWALGFRNPFRISVQQGTGRLFINEVGAGAWEEINEGIAGKNYGWPAIEGVRTTQTPPANYQDPFYAYNHSQGCSITAGGFYNPITSTFPASYTGKYFFGDYCNGWLRTIDPATKAVATFATGINRPLEVAVANNGTLYFIARGGVPGGSDDANTSSNNGVLWKVNYTGNGIPVIGVQPASQTVSAGQSVTFTIVTSGNPPPTYQWQRNGVNITGATSASYTIPATSLSDNGAKFSVIVQNSAGTVTSSEATLTVLNNQLPVATITSPASGKTYSGGDVITFTGTGTDTEDGTLPASAFTWKIDLHHVDPPVHTHPAMEATGGITSGAFTVPTEMETSPNVFFRIYLTVVDSKGASSTTYRDITPITSTITLASSPAGLLLRLDGSTVTAPYSFVGASRIQRELDAVSPQTVNGVTYVFSSWSDAGAKAHSISTPSANTILTATFVPATSGSIVAGGIYELEPQNALGQRLDVRGVNTANGTVVELYQSNSGLNQRWKFIDRGNNIYELEPQHAPNTRLDVKGQSSADNAAVQIYASNGGLNQRWKLISKGNTIYELEPQCAIGKRLDIGLLNNETRAVSKTANSGASQSWKLTLIPASAAVSAEVLSNYPNAFESETTISFQKPAESKKALIQVYNPNGLLYQTLDVSTNTSGQVKFTGKEAKAGVYVYTLVVDGKVIASKRFVIAH; this is translated from the coding sequence ATGAACAATCGCTTACACACACACCTTCCCAAAGGATCATTTAAGAACAGTATATTGCTAAGCTGCCTGTTGTGGCTTTCCATGCAGATGGTCATGGCACAGAGCTTTCCGACTAACTTCGCCGGCGTTCAGATTGCGACAGGTCTTGATCCGGTAGGTATAGATGTAGCCCCTGACGGACGTATTTTTCTAGCTGAGAAAAACGGAAAAATTCGAATCATTAAAAATGATGTATTGTTACCTACTCCTTTTATTACCATTCCCAATGTAGACAACTGGAACGAAAGAGGATTGCTTAAGGTATTGCTGGACCCAAATTTTAGTACCAACAAGTATGTGTATGTATACTATACTTATAAACCAGCCAGTAGTACAGTGAGCAACAATCGGGTAAGTCGTTTTACGGCTAATGGAGATCTGGTGGTACCAGGCAGTGAACTGGTTCTGATTGACATAGACCCGCTGGGTTCGGTAGGTTATCACAATGGAGGGGGACTGGCTATCAGAAATGATCAGTTGTTTATTTCTGTTGGTGAAAATACAGTAACTTCAAACTCACAATCCCTTACTACACTGAAAGGCAAGATCCTGCGCATCAATACGGACGGAAGCATTCCTAATGATAATCCTTTTTATACCACTGCAACAGGTGTAAACCGAGCTATCTGGGCACTGGGTTTTCGAAATCCCTTCCGAATCAGTGTACAGCAGGGGACAGGACGGCTTTTCATCAATGAGGTGGGAGCAGGAGCATGGGAAGAAATTAATGAAGGCATAGCCGGCAAAAACTACGGTTGGCCTGCCATTGAAGGCGTCCGGACTACACAAACGCCTCCTGCCAACTATCAGGACCCTTTCTATGCCTACAATCATAGCCAGGGTTGTTCCATCACAGCTGGGGGTTTCTACAATCCTATTACTTCTACTTTCCCCGCTTCCTACACTGGGAAATACTTTTTTGGTGATTACTGCAATGGCTGGCTCCGGACTATTGATCCTGCTACCAAAGCAGTAGCTACCTTTGCTACAGGTATTAACCGTCCGCTGGAAGTAGCTGTAGCCAACAATGGAACTTTGTATTTTATTGCAAGAGGGGGTGTTCCCGGAGGTTCTGATGATGCCAATACCTCCAGCAACAATGGTGTGTTGTGGAAAGTAAATTACACAGGAAACGGAATTCCTGTGATCGGTGTACAGCCTGCCAGCCAAACTGTATCAGCCGGACAGTCTGTTACCTTTACCATAGTTACCTCGGGCAATCCGCCTCCAACGTATCAATGGCAACGGAATGGAGTAAACATTACAGGGGCTACCTCTGCCAGCTATACAATCCCTGCTACCTCATTAAGTGACAATGGGGCTAAGTTCAGCGTGATTGTACAGAACTCGGCAGGAACGGTTACCAGCAGCGAAGCTACCCTGACCGTGCTAAATAATCAGCTGCCGGTAGCAACCATTACCTCGCCCGCTTCCGGAAAAACCTATTCAGGTGGGGATGTAATTACCTTTACCGGTACCGGTACGGATACAGAAGATGGCACATTACCCGCCAGTGCGTTTACCTGGAAAATTGATCTTCATCACGTTGATCCTCCGGTTCATACACATCCTGCCATGGAAGCTACTGGTGGCATTACCTCGGGAGCTTTTACCGTTCCAACAGAAATGGAGACTTCTCCTAATGTATTTTTCCGGATTTACCTCACTGTAGTGGATTCTAAAGGCGCTAGCTCTACCACATACAGAGACATTACCCCTATCACCTCTACCATTACGCTGGCTTCCTCTCCGGCTGGATTGTTGCTTCGACTGGACGGAAGCACGGTTACTGCTCCTTATTCGTTCGTGGGTGCCAGCCGCATTCAGCGTGAACTGGATGCTGTTTCGCCCCAAACTGTCAATGGTGTCACGTATGTATTCTCCTCCTGGTCGGATGCAGGTGCTAAAGCGCATTCTATTTCTACCCCTTCTGCCAATACTATTCTTACCGCTACTTTTGTTCCGGCTACATCAGGCAGCATTGTGGCAGGAGGGATCTATGAACTCGAACCCCAAAATGCTTTAGGCCAACGACTGGATGTACGAGGCGTCAACACGGCCAATGGCACAGTAGTGGAGTTGTATCAAAGTAACAGTGGTCTGAATCAACGCTGGAAGTTTATTGACAGAGGAAATAATATCTATGAACTGGAACCTCAGCATGCACCTAACACACGACTGGATGTCAAAGGCCAGAGTAGTGCAGACAATGCAGCTGTACAGATCTATGCTTCAAATGGTGGCCTGAACCAACGCTGGAAATTAATCAGCAAAGGAAATACTATTTATGAACTGGAACCCCAGTGTGCCATAGGAAAGCGCCTGGACATTGGATTACTAAATAATGAAACGAGGGCTGTAAGCAAGACTGCCAACTCCGGAGCCAGTCAAAGCTGGAAGCTGACTCTGATTCCTGCGTCTGCGGCTGTCAGCGCAGAGGTCTTAAGCAACTATCCAAATGCTTTTGAATCAGAGACGACCATTTCCTTCCAAAAGCCTGCTGAAAGCAAAAAGGCACTCATACAGGTTTATAATCCCAACGGCCTGTTGTATCAGACCCTTGATGTAAGTACCAACACTTCCGGGCAGGTGAAGTTTACTGGCAAAGAAGCGAAGGCAGGAGTATATGTCTATACATTGGTGGTAGATGGAAAAGTAATTGCTTCCAAACGATTTGTGATTGCTCATTAA
- a CDS encoding HmuY family protein, giving the protein MNKHWYKLYISFRRIFYLVTAVIAGLSVTSCADSDDNNTPDPQEPVEVTTGVYKVVNLAADTTATSSENANTLYYSLENGKAVSSSMSQTDQWDIAFLQTYNSSIAANNGKGLYSPGYGGPGKGGIYLVINQDVDAAYYTSAGKPIKEIPDSTLFQQAFSAIKTVPVSDDKFLISDYIGLDYFQGSGAGWAWYDFYNELFPDRPASEKAHVAYALPRPIIVRTAKGNYAKVIIYSVYKDAPANPDRSNKAGYITFSYAIQKDGSKNLDISQ; this is encoded by the coding sequence ATGAACAAGCACTGGTACAAACTATATATTTCTTTCAGACGCATTTTTTATCTGGTGACAGCTGTAATAGCAGGACTTTCTGTTACTAGCTGTGCTGATTCAGATGACAATAATACTCCAGATCCACAAGAGCCTGTTGAGGTTACCACAGGTGTGTATAAAGTTGTTAATCTGGCGGCTGATACTACAGCTACTTCGTCAGAAAATGCAAATACCTTGTATTACAGTCTGGAGAATGGCAAAGCCGTTTCATCCTCAATGTCCCAGACAGATCAGTGGGATATTGCTTTTCTGCAAACGTACAATAGCAGCATTGCTGCCAATAATGGCAAAGGGTTGTATTCACCAGGATATGGTGGTCCTGGCAAAGGAGGAATCTATCTGGTCATCAATCAGGATGTAGATGCAGCCTATTATACAAGTGCGGGCAAACCAATCAAAGAAATTCCAGACTCTACATTGTTTCAGCAAGCTTTTTCAGCCATAAAAACAGTCCCTGTCAGTGATGATAAATTCCTGATCAGTGATTATATCGGACTAGATTACTTTCAGGGTAGTGGAGCAGGTTGGGCATGGTATGATTTCTATAACGAACTATTTCCGGATAGACCAGCTTCTGAAAAGGCACACGTAGCCTATGCCCTTCCACGACCGATCATTGTCAGGACTGCTAAAGGAAATTATGCAAAAGTAATTATCTACAGTGTATACAAGGATGCACCGGCAAATCCTGACCGATCAAATAAAGCCGGATACATCACTTTTTCATATGCCATCCAGAAAGATGGTTCCAAAAACCTGGATATTTCACAATGA
- a CDS encoding DUF4113 domain-containing protein, translating into MQAVDKVNNKMGRDTVRVASQGFPKKGTPWLLKRDYLSSCYTTRWDQLWTIRI; encoded by the coding sequence ATGCAGGCAGTGGATAAAGTTAACAATAAAATGGGGAGAGATACCGTGCGGGTAGCCAGTCAGGGCTTTCCTAAAAAAGGGACACCCTGGCTTTTAAAACGTGACTATCTGAGTAGCTGTTATACTACCCGTTGGGATCAGCTTTGGACTATTCGGATATAA
- a CDS encoding BfmA/BtgA family mobilization protein encodes MKHSNRPITPKRPARRTGEKRKRMNQIKSEVSNIEKQPGQSVEFAQRKQGEYILKTVNVNAAVLQRCKQHARELGMKTLKEYAENAMLYFVKNGLNPSEQIHSEELSKEVVRLRNHIFSFLQKQEQQYMLPMFKEVFSQGRSIEQMEFSLEQTQQSLSELVDQLKQLYLLVYKIQGLVTVSVSTMLHISDLPEEEIQNIKAANADFVNTQVNQMLAKIQVKAGNKIEENKIEENHVKET; translated from the coding sequence ATGAAACACTCCAACAGACCTATCACTCCCAAGCGCCCGGCCAGAAGGACAGGTGAGAAAAGAAAGCGAATGAATCAGATAAAATCAGAGGTCAGTAATATAGAAAAACAGCCCGGCCAGTCTGTAGAATTCGCTCAAAGAAAGCAAGGGGAATACATTCTTAAAACTGTCAATGTGAATGCGGCCGTACTCCAACGCTGTAAACAACATGCCCGCGAGCTGGGCATGAAAACGCTGAAAGAGTATGCCGAGAATGCAATGCTCTACTTTGTCAAAAACGGACTAAACCCATCGGAACAAATTCATAGTGAAGAGCTTTCCAAAGAAGTAGTCCGGTTACGAAATCATATTTTTTCGTTTCTGCAAAAACAGGAGCAGCAGTACATGCTGCCTATGTTTAAGGAAGTATTCTCACAGGGAAGATCAATCGAACAGATGGAGTTCTCACTTGAGCAAACTCAACAATCACTTAGTGAGCTGGTAGACCAGCTTAAGCAGTTGTATCTGCTTGTCTATAAGATACAGGGACTGGTAACCGTTTCGGTTTCTACCATGCTCCATATTTCGGACTTGCCTGAAGAGGAAATACAAAATATCAAAGCTGCCAATGCTGATTTTGTCAACACTCAGGTAAATCAGATGCTAGCTAAAATACAGGTAAAAGCAGGAAACAAAATAGAAGAAAACAAAATAGAAGAAAACCATGTAAAGGAAACCTGA
- a CDS encoding recombinase family protein: MLLCALSQINTESTVDLTKQTPIYQKVEYEKVCCLLSCLYSEVGSDQKQDQSGLGLEAQKKPLKNSAKEVRFWLSIRIKNNNRPGLLKAIAHAKSKGALLVIAKLDRLSRNVYFISSLLESRVHFKACDLPEADHFTVHLFAALAEKERKMISERTKAALQSKKRRDSN; encoded by the coding sequence TTGCTACTTTGCGCATTAAGCCAGATTAATACTGAGTCAACTGTCGACCTGACAAAACAAACCCCTATTTACCAGAAGGTAGAATATGAAAAAGTATGTTGCCTATTATCGTGTCTCTACTCAGAAGTAGGATCAGATCAGAAGCAGGATCAGAGTGGACTTGGTTTAGAAGCACAGAAAAAACCTTTGAAAAATTCTGCGAAGGAGGTCAGATTTTGGCTGAGTATACGGATAAAGAACAACAATCGTCCGGGACTTTTGAAAGCCATTGCTCATGCCAAAAGTAAAGGCGCACTGCTTGTCATTGCTAAACTGGATCGTCTTTCACGCAATGTGTATTTTATTTCTTCGCTACTAGAATCTAGAGTCCATTTTAAAGCGTGCGATCTTCCGGAAGCTGATCATTTCACTGTTCATTTATTTGCAGCTCTGGCCGAGAAGGAGCGAAAGATGATTTCAGAAAGAACAAAAGCCGCTCTGCAGAGTAAAAAGAGAAGGGATTCAAATTAG